A segment of the Gammaproteobacteria bacterium genome:
AGTCATCATCCCCAACTCGGAGGTCATCTCACACCCGTTTACCAACTGGACCTATACCGACAACATCGTGCGTACCGCGCTCACGGTCAGCATTCATCAGCAGAATGACATACATCAGGCCCACGCGCTCATCACGCAGGCGCTCAAAAGGCATGCCGAGATACTTCCGCAACCGCCGCCCGAGGTATGGCTGGATACGCTGGGCCCCGCGTCGGTCACGTTCCGCATCCAGTACTTCACCGATTTGCGCTCCGCCAATCGGCAGGAGGTCAAGTCCCACGTCCTGTTTATGATCTGGGATCATTTTCAGCAGGCCGGGATACATCTGCCGGGCGGAGATGCCGCAAGAGAATCTGCCGCCCCGCCGCCGCCATCAGCCTGAGCCTTGGGTAAAACACAGGTATTGAGAGTATAATAGAAACATCGTCTCACCCCCGGGAACATTCAAAGCAGTTTTGCGTCTAATTTCTACCCAAGGCCTAAGCTCAAGTTCCCACACCAATACCCTTTCTAAGGAGAATGAATTATGCAGAACGTTAAACTTTATAAGCAAGCCGTAACGGCACTGATGGCCGGGGCGCTCATCATGCCTTTGGCGGGTTGTGAAACCACTTCGGGCGGCGGCGTAAGTAAACAACAAGCCGGTACTGTGGTAGGCGGAGTCCTCGGAGGTGTATTAGGGTCTACCGTCGGCGAAGGTAAGGGCCAGGTAGCTGCCACCATTGCGGGCGCATTAATCGGCGGATTGTTAGGCTCATCGGTCGGCGCCTCTCTCGACCGCTCCGATGAACTCCAGGCGCAACGGGTCCTGGAGCGCAACCGCGTCAATCAGGCCAGCACCTGGCGCAACCCCGACACCGGCAATGAGGTCACGGTGACGCCCACGCGCACCTACAACCGGGCGAGCGGCCAGACCTGCCGTGAATACACCACGACTGTGGTAATCCAGGGCAAGAGAGAAACCGCCCATGGCAACGCCTGCCGCCAGTCCGACGGAAGCTGGCAGATCGTTAATTAACCAAACCGTCTAATTCAGGTGCTCCCACAAAGCCTTGTCCGGATTTCCGGACAAGGCTTTTTTATTTACCCGTTACTGAAAACCTCGTCCAGCCAGTCCGCAATATCTTCGATCTCCTGCGGACATAGGGTGTGAGGCATCGGATAAACACGCCAATCGATTCGATAGCCCAATTTTTCCAGAGCGCGCCGCGACATCTCCCCGTGCGGGAGAGGAATAATCTCATCCTCCGTACCGTGCGTCATCATGATCGGCACGGCGGCATTGGCAGGATGCGCCTCCCGTTCTACCGTATCGGGAAGCGGCAGGTAGGTTGAAAGCGCGAGGATGCCGCC
Coding sequences within it:
- a CDS encoding glycine zipper 2TM domain-containing protein yields the protein MQNVKLYKQAVTALMAGALIMPLAGCETTSGGGVSKQQAGTVVGGVLGGVLGSTVGEGKGQVAATIAGALIGGLLGSSVGASLDRSDELQAQRVLERNRVNQASTWRNPDTGNEVTVTPTRTYNRASGQTCREYTTTVVIQGKRETAHGNACRQSDGSWQIVN